The following proteins are co-located in the Streptomyces bottropensis ATCC 25435 genome:
- a CDS encoding site-specific DNA-methyltransferase, translating into MAAPRRGNVKIAANRTKAVQAIRHEDTRVNNPTADAIDLVTEEVEQSKTLLYPRDPSLDPQLVWKGKDEQDRQDLEIPAPPIFRQERIEPRYLVKQLMDETKKRRENAGGEGTEEELSLFGTDFFDDGIPDELDKVDWYNHQMNWTNRMILGDSLQVMASLAERENLRGKVQMVYIDPPYGIKFNSNWQVSAQSRDVKDGALTSATREVEQLKAFRDTWDLGINSYLAYLRDRLITARDLLSTSGSVFVQIGDENVHLVRCLLDEVFGGENFVSQITFLKTSSSTSTFGGTADYIIWYAKSRQDMKFRQLFREKATGGAGGSGYTRVRLPNGTVRPLTKTEVADNSTLPEGARIFAGDNLTSQSMGRTKGEGAASWFRVEIGGRSFDPGPKARWKTNEPGMRKLIAASRVTPTTGKNLSYVRYLDDFPAMPLSDVWTDTLGQNQFGGDKVYVVQTALPAVTRCMIMCTDPGDLVLDPTCGSGTTAYVAEQYGRRWITIDSSRVAITLARHRIMGALYPSYLLADSPEGKAKEAELSQQPLDRSPSKHDIRRGFVYECVPHITLKSIANNPDIKDGLTRDQIDKAIKKHAEFETLYDRPYENKKAVRVAGAFTVESLSPHRSVSFDQEVPASEKAAEMMPSGASYEETILEHVKKAGVQNGYRNERLEFESVEPVSGRILTAVGIRKDAEEGTPARVGIALGPEYGTVDSLFIKNAAREALRFGKIDLLLILGFAFDANATEATNEINEERGEFSVIQERHVGTMTVLNVRMNPDLAMGDELANTGVGNLFTVFGEPDIEVTETSDGQLVAEIKGLDIFNPTTGDVRAEGPDDIMMWSIDTDYDAEAFIVRHVYFSGENGKSTGLNPYERLGKALKGQIDEEALATLFTTKSRPFPKPESGRLAVKVVNYYGDEVLKAIEV; encoded by the coding sequence ATGGCCGCTCCCCGCAGAGGCAACGTAAAGATCGCCGCGAACCGCACCAAGGCCGTGCAGGCCATAAGGCATGAGGACACCCGAGTGAACAACCCCACGGCAGACGCGATCGACCTTGTCACGGAAGAGGTCGAGCAGTCGAAAACACTGCTGTACCCGCGTGACCCCTCGCTCGACCCTCAGCTCGTTTGGAAGGGCAAGGACGAGCAGGACCGCCAGGATCTTGAAATCCCAGCTCCGCCGATCTTCCGCCAGGAGCGGATCGAGCCGCGCTACCTCGTCAAACAGCTGATGGACGAGACGAAGAAGCGACGGGAGAACGCAGGAGGCGAGGGGACCGAGGAAGAACTCTCGCTCTTTGGCACCGACTTCTTCGACGACGGAATCCCGGATGAACTGGACAAAGTCGACTGGTACAACCACCAGATGAACTGGACCAATCGCATGATCCTAGGCGACTCTCTCCAGGTGATGGCAAGCCTCGCGGAGCGGGAAAACCTGCGGGGCAAGGTCCAGATGGTGTACATCGATCCGCCGTATGGGATCAAGTTCAACTCGAACTGGCAGGTATCTGCACAGTCAAGGGACGTAAAGGACGGGGCCCTCACCTCAGCAACGCGGGAAGTGGAGCAACTCAAGGCGTTCCGCGATACGTGGGATTTGGGCATCAACTCATATCTCGCATATTTGAGGGATAGGCTGATTACAGCGCGCGACCTGCTGTCGACATCCGGCTCGGTATTCGTCCAAATCGGGGACGAGAACGTACACCTTGTGCGATGCCTCCTGGACGAAGTATTCGGAGGCGAGAATTTCGTCTCACAGATCACATTCCTAAAGACCAGCAGCTCAACCAGCACATTCGGCGGCACCGCCGACTACATCATTTGGTACGCCAAGTCACGACAAGACATGAAGTTCCGCCAGCTCTTCCGAGAAAAAGCTACCGGCGGCGCAGGCGGATCAGGGTACACGCGCGTACGCCTACCTAACGGCACCGTTCGGCCACTAACTAAGACCGAAGTCGCAGATAATTCCACTCTCCCCGAGGGTGCCAGAATTTTCGCAGGCGATAATTTGACAAGTCAAAGCATGGGGCGCACCAAGGGAGAAGGTGCAGCCTCCTGGTTCAGGGTAGAGATCGGGGGACGATCATTCGACCCTGGACCGAAGGCCCGCTGGAAGACCAACGAACCCGGCATGCGAAAATTGATCGCCGCAAGCCGTGTCACCCCGACTACTGGAAAGAATCTGTCTTACGTTCGTTATCTTGACGACTTTCCGGCCATGCCGTTGAGTGACGTCTGGACCGACACGCTGGGGCAGAACCAATTCGGAGGCGACAAGGTATACGTCGTTCAAACTGCCCTTCCAGCTGTGACTCGATGCATGATCATGTGCACCGACCCGGGCGACCTGGTTCTCGACCCCACCTGCGGATCTGGAACAACCGCCTATGTAGCGGAGCAGTACGGTCGCCGCTGGATCACGATCGATTCTTCCCGCGTCGCTATCACTCTTGCTCGCCACCGTATTATGGGCGCGCTGTACCCCTCCTACCTCCTCGCCGACTCCCCCGAAGGGAAGGCCAAGGAAGCTGAACTCAGCCAGCAGCCGCTTGACCGCTCGCCCTCCAAGCACGACATCCGTCGCGGCTTCGTCTACGAGTGCGTCCCACACATCACGCTGAAGTCGATTGCGAACAACCCCGACATCAAGGATGGGCTGACCCGCGACCAGATCGACAAGGCGATCAAGAAGCACGCCGAGTTCGAGACGCTGTACGACCGTCCCTACGAGAACAAGAAGGCTGTCCGGGTTGCCGGAGCCTTCACCGTCGAGTCCCTGTCGCCGCACCGCTCCGTCTCCTTCGACCAGGAGGTCCCTGCCTCCGAGAAGGCCGCCGAGATGATGCCGTCTGGCGCCTCGTACGAAGAGACGATCCTGGAACACGTCAAGAAGGCGGGCGTGCAGAACGGCTACCGGAACGAGCGGCTGGAGTTCGAGTCGGTCGAGCCGGTCTCCGGTCGGATACTGACCGCCGTCGGCATCCGCAAGGACGCCGAGGAGGGCACGCCAGCCCGCGTCGGCATCGCACTCGGCCCCGAATACGGAACCGTCGACTCGCTCTTCATCAAGAACGCGGCCCGTGAGGCACTCAGGTTCGGCAAGATCGACCTCCTACTCATTCTCGGTTTCGCCTTCGATGCCAACGCGACCGAGGCGACCAACGAGATCAACGAGGAGAGGGGCGAGTTCTCCGTCATCCAGGAGCGCCACGTCGGCACGATGACCGTGCTCAACGTCCGCATGAACCCGGACCTCGCCATGGGTGACGAACTCGCCAACACCGGTGTCGGCAACCTGTTCACCGTCTTCGGCGAACCCGACATCGAGGTGACCGAGACGAGCGACGGCCAGCTCGTCGCCGAGATCAAGGGCCTCGACATCTTCAACCCGACGACGGGTGACGTCCGCGCCGAGGGCCCCGACGACATCATGATGTGGTCCATCGATACGGACTACGACGCCGAGGCCTTCATCGTGCGCCACGTCTACTTCTCGGGCGAGAACGGGAAGTCCACGGGTCTCAACCCGTACGAGCGGCTCGGCAAGGCACTCAAGGGACAGATCGACGAGGAGGCGCTGGCCACCCTCTTCACCACGAAGTCGCGCCCATTCCCCAAGCCCGAGTCCGGCCGCCTCGCGGTCAAGGTCGTCAACTATTACGGCGACGAGGTCCTCAAGGCCATCGAGGTCTGA
- a CDS encoding ATP-dependent helicase: MLFTDAQHTAINTHDDNLLIVACAGSGKTEVISQRIAGLIGRPGMQPKNIVAFTFTEKAAGELKERVHTRIRELHGEVHGLAEMYIGTMHGYALDLLHSHVPEAFKYNVLNDVQTRLFIDKYSKQSGLTTTNAVVNGTTKPLRRYINSKLYQQVMSILREDDVDMDGLRPDVADGLDKYMQVLRDRSYFDYTAILHYAAVLLNDDNDEGNESVLSLQRHIKETVKYVVVDEYQDTNPVQEQLIHGLTRHGANLCVVGDDDQTIYQWRGSAVENILTIEGRYPNVHRVTLNENFRSSSAIVDLARHVVEQIPPGERLNKAMTAAGHQTFERGDLLALEFPDTEAEATWLVDRMERLRGVPFQDREGSEPRGLDWSDFAVLFRSVKADAGPLVEELRLRGIPYVIKGLTKLFETPEVQASVTCFRFVAGLADEQDVIDAWVDAGVGLAESDVRAGLPVLTAAMQWDASKSWDSTTLQGVFLEFLEAVELREERVPNERGELVYYNLGRFSTAIGDFERIHLTSEPQQRFDAFAKWVEHQAPDYYEESDGDNGYAQPNAVVIATVHQAKGMQWPAVFLPALRKNTFPASGRGGLGVFHVVEEALIPGAARYRGTEADERRLFYVAVTRAQKCLALSFAPNGKRNGKKRSDFFNEATGVHTVLTREVVPSPDGRLTPTPRRGTPEVVMSFSDLKYLFECPYSFKLRLLYGFDSPLQKELGFGKSLHDVMAEIHKRAIEGDIATPGEAEDLVDRHLNLPFANKAAADQLRPAAETAVRRYLERHGASLHQTRYSEQPVEIHPVPGVTVTGRVDLIKRLDTNETSVVDFKSSERAQAEDLTRDQLHLYVLGYRELTGQDADVVEVLNLDKAGRDTRELVDPKVMTDLGNRVTEAADSLRTNRMSRLDRWCSSCATCDFAGICRSRES; this comes from the coding sequence ATGCTGTTCACGGATGCTCAGCACACCGCCATCAACACCCACGACGACAACCTCCTCATCGTCGCCTGTGCCGGTTCCGGCAAGACGGAGGTCATCTCGCAGCGGATCGCCGGCCTGATCGGGCGGCCCGGTATGCAGCCGAAGAACATCGTCGCCTTCACCTTCACCGAGAAGGCCGCAGGTGAGCTGAAGGAGCGTGTGCACACACGGATCCGTGAACTCCACGGCGAGGTGCACGGCCTCGCCGAGATGTACATCGGCACCATGCACGGCTACGCCCTGGACCTGCTGCACAGCCACGTCCCCGAGGCATTCAAGTACAACGTCCTCAACGATGTGCAGACCCGCCTGTTCATCGACAAGTACAGCAAACAGTCCGGTCTGACAACGACGAACGCGGTCGTGAACGGCACCACGAAGCCGCTTCGACGCTATATCAACTCCAAGCTGTACCAGCAGGTCATGTCCATCCTCCGGGAGGACGACGTGGACATGGACGGGCTCCGTCCTGATGTAGCGGACGGGCTCGACAAGTACATGCAAGTTCTCCGCGACCGCTCGTACTTTGACTACACAGCCATCCTCCACTACGCCGCTGTCCTGCTGAACGACGACAACGACGAAGGCAATGAGTCCGTCCTGAGCCTTCAGCGGCACATCAAGGAGACCGTCAAGTACGTCGTCGTCGACGAGTACCAGGACACCAACCCGGTTCAGGAGCAGCTGATCCACGGGCTCACCCGCCACGGCGCGAACCTCTGCGTGGTCGGCGACGACGACCAGACGATCTACCAGTGGCGCGGCAGTGCCGTCGAGAACATCCTCACGATCGAGGGCCGCTACCCTAACGTCCACCGCGTCACCCTGAACGAGAACTTCCGCTCCAGTTCCGCCATCGTCGATCTCGCACGCCACGTCGTCGAGCAGATCCCTCCCGGCGAGCGTCTCAACAAGGCGATGACGGCCGCGGGCCACCAGACCTTCGAGCGCGGTGACCTGCTGGCACTGGAGTTCCCTGACACCGAGGCCGAGGCCACCTGGCTCGTCGACCGCATGGAGCGGCTGCGCGGTGTTCCGTTCCAGGACCGGGAAGGCAGTGAGCCGCGCGGGCTCGACTGGTCCGACTTCGCCGTCCTGTTCCGTTCCGTCAAGGCCGACGCCGGGCCTCTCGTCGAAGAGCTGCGCCTTCGTGGCATCCCGTACGTCATCAAGGGCCTGACCAAGCTCTTCGAGACCCCGGAGGTGCAGGCGTCCGTCACCTGTTTCCGGTTTGTCGCGGGGCTGGCCGACGAGCAGGACGTCATCGATGCATGGGTGGACGCCGGCGTCGGGCTCGCGGAGAGCGACGTCCGTGCCGGGCTTCCCGTACTCACCGCCGCCATGCAGTGGGATGCCTCCAAGTCATGGGACTCCACCACGCTCCAGGGCGTCTTCCTTGAGTTCCTCGAAGCCGTGGAGCTGCGCGAGGAGCGTGTTCCGAACGAGCGGGGCGAACTCGTCTACTACAACCTCGGCCGCTTCTCCACCGCGATCGGGGACTTCGAACGCATCCACCTCACCAGCGAACCCCAGCAGCGGTTCGACGCGTTCGCCAAGTGGGTCGAGCACCAGGCACCCGACTACTACGAGGAGTCCGACGGGGACAACGGCTACGCCCAGCCCAACGCCGTCGTCATCGCCACCGTCCACCAGGCCAAGGGCATGCAGTGGCCCGCGGTCTTCCTGCCCGCCCTGCGCAAGAACACCTTCCCCGCTTCCGGCCGGGGCGGCCTCGGCGTCTTTCACGTGGTCGAGGAGGCCCTCATCCCGGGCGCGGCCCGCTACCGGGGCACCGAGGCGGACGAGCGGCGCCTCTTCTATGTCGCCGTCACACGCGCCCAGAAGTGTCTGGCGCTCTCCTTCGCTCCCAACGGTAAGCGAAACGGCAAGAAGCGCTCGGACTTCTTCAACGAAGCTACGGGAGTCCACACCGTCCTGACCCGGGAGGTCGTCCCCTCCCCCGATGGCCGACTGACGCCGACCCCCAGGCGCGGCACCCCCGAGGTCGTCATGTCCTTCTCGGACCTGAAATACCTCTTCGAGTGCCCGTACTCCTTCAAGCTCCGCCTGCTCTACGGCTTCGACTCGCCCCTGCAGAAGGAACTCGGCTTCGGCAAGTCCCTGCACGACGTCATGGCTGAGATCCACAAGCGTGCCATCGAGGGCGACATCGCCACCCCCGGGGAGGCGGAGGACCTAGTTGACCGCCACCTGAACCTCCCGTTCGCGAACAAGGCGGCGGCGGACCAGCTCCGCCCCGCCGCCGAGACGGCCGTCCGGCGATACCTGGAGCGCCATGGCGCGAGCCTGCACCAGACGCGGTACTCCGAGCAGCCTGTCGAGATCCACCCGGTCCCCGGCGTCACCGTGACCGGCCGTGTCGACCTGATCAAGCGGCTGGACACGAACGAGACGTCGGTCGTCGACTTCAAGTCCAGCGAACGCGCCCAGGCCGAGGACCTGACCCGTGACCAGTTGCACCTGTATGTACTCGGCTACCGGGAGCTGACCGGGCAGGACGCGGACGTCGTCGAGGTCCTCAACCTCGACAAGGCAGGACGCGACACCCGCGAGTTGGTGGACCCCAAGGTCATGACCGACCTCGGCAACCGGGTCACGGAGGCAGCGGATTCGCTGCGTACCAACCGGATGTCCCGCCTGGACCGCTGGTGCTCGTCCTGTGCCACCTGCGACTTCGCAGGCATCTGCCGCAGCCGCGAGAGCTGA
- a CDS encoding BPTD_3080 family restriction endonuclease, with the protein MAAVIENPIINSPYAEPAWHWELDERGQPTGERAPGRRPSETWMPVPRARKGRQTSAGVQHELFIDSILEERKGQDVIGNIRNEVDRWRTAGYPNITPTTRRLLEYWTDPTRERKLFFAQVEAVETAIYLTEVGTKLGRPWIKTHLEETNQEHNAGLPRVALKMATGAGKTVVMAMLIAWNVLNKVASPQDPRFAKRFLLVAPGVTIRDRLRVLMPSDPNNYYKERDIVPADLWGALGQAQVAITNYHAFMLKTTREGQGLASKTKKLLLARSKNDPFVETPNMMVNRVLRDLGGSKGEIVVFNDEAHHCYQTRGAALEGAVTVDDLKGEEKKQAEEENKHARQWFDGLNHVMRKTGIKTVYDLSATPFYLNGSGYPEGTLFPWVVSDFGLLDAIESGLVKIPRVPVDDDAEHKDVSYLNLWEHIRDEMPKRSQKPETLADKTLPAVLDGAAHSLYRNYAESFARWEEETRGTGSTPPVFIVVCNNTMVSKWVYDQIAGHEMPDTDALGKPGMLELFSNYDKQGRRYPVPRTILVDSAQLESDNPQLDAQFKAAAAEELEAFKEEYRTRFPDRDVEALTDADLLREVLNTVGKKGKLGQDVRCVVSVSMLTEGWDANTVTHVLGVRAFGSHLLCEQVVGRGLRRISYAANDEGLLEPEYADVYGIPFQFIQTDPNRELKTKPRPEPKHVRAMKDREELRISFPRLEGYRVEVEEARFYADFTQAEPFKVNEHVATRAEVEGLIGKSATHTLVDSRGVRVQQVAFQVAKLALELLEDPKQGRKPWMFPNLVQLAKDWITRCVGTDNQRDLTIISQVSEERLRAAQQFFAALNRQESNNSSKVVPIFARYAPEGSTDDVNFYTTKAVHEAEPDKSPVNFVVLDGIGGNTWEQILATLLDGGKNVESYVKNDHLEFAIPYLYAGRTHRYLPDFIVRLKPRDEEDQRRHLIVEVSGSRKSAGKRAMKAETARMWCAAVNNHGAFGKWGYVELSEDPTKFKIGLNMAIQSLYDDGALTGLYEDGLKSVERLKDDDDGADWGGDDYPWDDLFSAAREAEAEQRRHDGNDEEGK; encoded by the coding sequence ATGGCAGCAGTGATCGAGAACCCGATCATCAATTCGCCCTACGCGGAGCCGGCCTGGCACTGGGAACTGGACGAGCGGGGCCAGCCGACCGGTGAACGGGCTCCCGGTCGCCGCCCGAGCGAGACCTGGATGCCCGTTCCGCGCGCTCGGAAGGGACGCCAGACGTCGGCCGGTGTCCAGCACGAGCTGTTCATCGACAGCATCCTGGAGGAACGCAAGGGCCAGGACGTCATCGGCAACATCCGCAACGAGGTCGACCGCTGGCGCACGGCGGGATACCCCAACATCACGCCGACGACCCGCCGTCTCCTGGAGTACTGGACCGACCCGACCCGGGAACGGAAGCTCTTCTTCGCCCAGGTGGAAGCGGTGGAGACCGCCATCTACCTGACGGAGGTGGGCACGAAACTCGGCAGGCCGTGGATCAAGACCCACCTGGAAGAGACCAACCAGGAGCACAACGCGGGGCTGCCCAGGGTCGCCCTGAAGATGGCGACGGGTGCGGGCAAGACCGTCGTGATGGCGATGCTGATCGCCTGGAACGTCCTCAACAAGGTCGCCAGTCCGCAGGACCCCCGGTTCGCCAAGCGCTTCCTCCTGGTCGCGCCCGGCGTGACCATCCGAGACCGGCTGCGGGTACTGATGCCGTCCGACCCGAACAACTACTACAAGGAGCGGGACATCGTCCCGGCGGACCTGTGGGGTGCGCTCGGCCAGGCGCAGGTGGCGATCACCAACTACCACGCCTTCATGCTCAAAACGACGCGGGAGGGCCAGGGACTCGCGTCCAAGACCAAGAAGCTGCTGCTGGCCAGGTCGAAGAACGACCCCTTCGTCGAGACGCCCAACATGATGGTCAACCGGGTGCTGCGCGATCTGGGCGGAAGCAAGGGCGAGATCGTCGTCTTCAACGACGAGGCGCACCACTGCTATCAGACCCGCGGGGCCGCCCTGGAAGGGGCCGTCACCGTCGACGACCTGAAGGGCGAGGAAAAGAAACAGGCCGAGGAGGAGAACAAGCACGCGCGTCAGTGGTTCGACGGCCTGAACCACGTCATGCGCAAGACCGGCATCAAGACGGTCTACGACCTCTCCGCGACCCCCTTCTACCTGAACGGCTCGGGCTACCCGGAGGGCACCCTCTTCCCCTGGGTGGTCAGCGACTTCGGGCTCCTGGACGCGATCGAGTCAGGCCTGGTCAAGATCCCGCGTGTGCCGGTGGACGATGACGCGGAGCATAAGGACGTCTCGTACCTGAACCTGTGGGAGCACATCAGGGACGAGATGCCGAAGCGCTCCCAGAAGCCGGAGACGCTTGCGGACAAGACGCTTCCGGCTGTCCTGGACGGGGCAGCCCACAGCCTGTACCGCAACTACGCGGAGTCCTTCGCTCGTTGGGAGGAGGAAACCCGGGGTACCGGCTCCACTCCCCCGGTTTTCATCGTCGTCTGCAACAACACGATGGTGTCGAAGTGGGTGTACGACCAGATCGCTGGGCACGAGATGCCGGACACGGACGCCCTCGGCAAGCCGGGCATGTTGGAGCTCTTCTCCAACTACGACAAGCAGGGCCGCCGCTACCCCGTACCACGCACCATCCTGGTCGACTCTGCACAGCTGGAGTCCGACAACCCTCAGCTGGACGCCCAGTTCAAGGCCGCGGCGGCCGAGGAGCTGGAGGCGTTCAAGGAGGAGTATCGCACCCGGTTCCCCGACCGGGACGTGGAGGCACTCACGGATGCCGACCTGCTGCGTGAGGTCCTGAACACCGTCGGCAAGAAGGGCAAGCTCGGACAGGACGTCCGGTGTGTCGTGTCCGTATCCATGCTGACGGAGGGCTGGGATGCCAACACGGTCACGCACGTCCTGGGGGTCCGGGCCTTCGGCAGCCACCTGCTGTGCGAACAGGTGGTGGGCCGAGGGCTACGCCGCATCTCGTACGCGGCGAATGACGAAGGACTGCTGGAGCCCGAGTACGCGGACGTGTACGGCATCCCCTTTCAGTTCATCCAGACCGACCCGAATCGGGAGCTGAAGACCAAGCCCCGACCGGAGCCGAAGCACGTCCGGGCCATGAAGGATCGCGAGGAGCTGCGCATCTCCTTCCCGCGCTTGGAGGGGTACCGAGTAGAGGTCGAGGAGGCGCGCTTCTACGCGGACTTCACGCAGGCGGAGCCGTTCAAGGTGAACGAGCACGTAGCAACGCGGGCCGAGGTGGAAGGCCTCATCGGGAAGAGCGCCACACACACGCTGGTCGACAGCCGAGGTGTCCGCGTCCAGCAGGTCGCCTTCCAGGTGGCCAAGCTGGCGCTGGAACTTCTGGAAGATCCGAAGCAGGGACGCAAGCCTTGGATGTTCCCGAACCTCGTGCAGCTCGCGAAGGACTGGATCACTCGCTGCGTCGGGACGGACAACCAGCGGGACTTGACGATCATCTCCCAGGTCTCCGAGGAAAGGCTGCGCGCCGCCCAACAGTTCTTCGCCGCGCTGAACCGTCAGGAAAGCAACAACTCGTCCAAGGTGGTACCCATCTTCGCGCGGTACGCGCCGGAGGGTTCCACAGACGACGTGAACTTCTACACGACCAAGGCTGTCCACGAGGCCGAACCGGACAAGTCGCCGGTGAACTTTGTCGTCCTCGACGGAATAGGCGGCAACACGTGGGAACAGATCCTGGCTACGCTGCTCGACGGCGGTAAGAACGTGGAGTCGTATGTCAAGAATGACCACCTGGAGTTCGCGATCCCGTACCTCTACGCCGGGCGCACGCACCGGTACCTGCCTGACTTCATCGTCCGATTGAAGCCACGCGATGAAGAGGACCAGCGGCGTCACCTCATCGTGGAGGTGTCGGGCTCGCGAAAGTCGGCTGGCAAGCGGGCCATGAAGGCGGAGACCGCACGCATGTGGTGTGCGGCCGTCAACAACCACGGGGCATTCGGCAAATGGGGTTACGTCGAGCTGTCGGAGGATCCCACCAAGTTCAAGATCGGCCTGAACATGGCGATTCAGTCGCTGTACGACGACGGTGCACTGACGGGCCTCTACGAGGACGGGCTCAAGAGCGTCGAGCGACTCAAGGACGACGATGACGGCGCGGACTGGGGCGGCGACGACTACCCCTGGGACGACCTGTTCAGCGCGGCGCGCGAGGCGGAGGCCGAGCAGCGGCGGCACGACGGCAACGACGAGGAAGGGAAGTAA
- a CDS encoding ATP-binding protein — MPENVNEPWEYCLYIPNDLRAVTISRRTLRLILTMHGLICLVDTAELLATELVSNAVRHGKGPAALRVRWSAGVLRIGAWDANPEPPEPPVPLEQMAEAEEGRGLGLVRACADLWGWQPLARGGSRGKVVWCELAPA; from the coding sequence ATGCCCGAAAACGTGAACGAACCCTGGGAGTACTGCCTCTATATCCCCAACGACCTACGCGCCGTCACCATCAGCCGCCGCACCCTCCGCCTCATCCTCACCATGCACGGCCTGATCTGCCTGGTTGACACCGCCGAGCTCCTCGCGACAGAGCTGGTCTCGAACGCCGTACGACACGGCAAAGGCCCGGCCGCGCTGCGTGTGCGCTGGTCCGCGGGCGTGCTGCGCATCGGAGCGTGGGATGCCAATCCCGAGCCGCCGGAGCCCCCCGTGCCGCTGGAGCAGATGGCCGAGGCGGAGGAAGGGCGGGGTTTGGGGTTGGTCCGGGCGTGCGCCGACCTGTGGGGATGGCAGCCGCTGGCGAGAGGCGGCAGTCGAGGGAAGGTCGTTTGGTGCGAGTTGGCCCCCGCGTAG
- a CDS encoding AAA family ATPase: MTALLPDTGEPEALTPGERADRAVAGILTSLDTAPGRGVVVDSPPGAGKSTLVVKATGHLTSAGHQLMIVAQTNEQVDDLVDRIAREHPGLALGRLHAGGHVLPPRVTRHSNVTGSRQVTDLRDLPVVVSTAKKWSFVTPDKCAPWRWAIVDEAYQMRSDGLLATAPLFAQDHSQALFVGDPGQLDPFATVESDRWHGLTWDPLRNAVDVTLAHNPDLVRHQLPVSWRLPETAAPLVEQAFYPFYRFVPGTTAPERVLSYASLPHGSGPLDDVLARAADSGWGHLELPARHTLDQDPEVADALAATAARLLERGALVNGERLTEARIAIGTARTVQADAVRARLADRGLTDIIVDTANRLQGREFDVTLVWHPLSGRHDASAFHLETGRLCVLLSRHRFACIVVARAGIRDLLDRHPRSSPVYLDVPPKFPDGWRAHQVVMGWLERGEHRVRAA, from the coding sequence GTGACCGCCCTCCTTCCCGACACCGGGGAGCCCGAAGCCCTCACCCCCGGCGAACGCGCGGACCGGGCGGTCGCGGGGATCCTGACCAGCCTCGACACCGCGCCCGGCCGGGGTGTCGTCGTGGACTCGCCTCCCGGGGCCGGGAAGTCCACGCTGGTGGTGAAGGCCACCGGGCACCTGACGTCCGCGGGCCACCAGCTCATGATCGTCGCGCAGACGAACGAGCAGGTCGACGACCTCGTGGACCGCATCGCGCGGGAGCATCCCGGCCTGGCACTCGGCCGCCTCCACGCCGGCGGCCACGTCCTCCCGCCCCGCGTCACCCGGCACTCCAACGTCACCGGGAGCCGCCAGGTGACGGACCTGCGCGACCTGCCCGTCGTGGTGTCCACCGCGAAGAAGTGGTCGTTCGTCACCCCGGACAAGTGCGCGCCGTGGCGGTGGGCCATCGTCGACGAGGCGTACCAGATGCGCTCGGACGGGCTCCTTGCGACGGCCCCGCTGTTCGCCCAGGACCACTCGCAGGCCCTCTTCGTCGGCGACCCCGGCCAGCTCGACCCCTTCGCCACCGTGGAGAGCGACCGCTGGCACGGCCTGACCTGGGACCCCCTGCGCAACGCGGTCGACGTCACCCTCGCCCATAACCCCGACCTCGTCCGCCACCAACTCCCCGTCTCCTGGCGCCTCCCGGAGACGGCGGCACCTCTGGTCGAGCAGGCCTTCTACCCCTTCTACCGGTTCGTCCCCGGCACGACGGCACCGGAGCGCGTGCTGTCGTACGCCAGCCTGCCCCACGGCTCCGGCCCACTGGACGACGTCCTAGCCCGGGCGGCCGACTCCGGCTGGGGCCACCTGGAACTCCCCGCCCGCCACACCCTCGACCAGGACCCGGAGGTGGCGGACGCCCTCGCGGCGACGGCGGCCCGGCTGCTGGAGCGTGGTGCGTTGGTCAATGGGGAGCGGCTGACTGAGGCGCGCATAGCGATCGGCACGGCACGCACCGTGCAGGCCGACGCGGTCCGCGCCCGACTCGCCGATCGCGGCCTGACCGACATCATCGTGGACACCGCCAACCGCCTCCAGGGCCGCGAGTTCGACGTGACCCTGGTCTGGCACCCGCTGTCCGGCCGCCACGACGCCTCCGCCTTCCACCTGGAGACGGGCCGCCTGTGCGTCCTGCTCTCCCGGCACCGCTTCGCCTGCATCGTGGTGGCCCGCGCCGGCATCCGCGACCTGCTGGACCGGCATCCGCGGAGCAGTCCTGTGTATCTGGACGTGCCGCCTAAGTTTCCGGATGGGTGGCGGGCGCATCAGGTGGTCATGGGGTGGCTGGAGCGGGGGGAGCACCGGGTGCGGGCGGCGTGA